A section of the Pochonia chlamydosporia 170 chromosome 2, whole genome shotgun sequence genome encodes:
- a CDS encoding RNA polymerase II transcription factor related protein (similar to Neosartorya fischeri NRRL 181 XP_001266862.1), whose product MATPAGRTLFKKKDGILTLTADHQTVTWTPNSGGPPTISLPVSSITNLQQTPETAAKVMLKIFEKADNGADPATYLFHFNTSEAKSEAKAVKDVLSKILADMRSNDAGVPRPSVGTTTSGSISTPAGVGSGSAAMAFASAVNSQPPSSTRWFDETQLKNDIELQQSLMKKDKSLHQTYMEAITTKPESISGAAFNSQFWSTRTNLLRAHAIEINQKKGAYNVLSTVKPRTVDGELKLNISVEQVQMIFAQHPLVKRIYNENVPKLSEADFWSRFFLSRLSKKLRGERVTENDAQDPLFDKYDASENTQGVQSKIMSQSVPHIIDLEGNEENQGGFKGGNAKDVEMRPRSNIPIVKTLNSLSEKIMANVAPSDVYDNDAHAERDAFSELALRDLRGDNAERRIMLNVKEQNKFFSKQDASPSENARIFATQRPQEVLSKIRSALRQFEEDSSDGASLQAAIAFEDESDSDDEDKKHVQVGSRAAIKAAEMEVMDGVLQQRAQKYGHSTDATSPMGLPSSITEKCSLTHATSIEFLHQFWTAFLSGDPDRAAELQYLAESLKRSVARITAVAEDADKERESIIRKRKQEIRDHFERTGKKIRWKSDMVGGGRDAVLKLMQPVLHALDKAQADYSRALAAEGIQISTEG is encoded by the exons ATGGCCACCCCAGCTGGTCGCACGCTGTTCAAAAAGAAAGATGGCATTCTCACCTTGACTGCTGATCATCAAACCGTCACATGGACACCGAATAGTGGTGGCCCGCCaacaatttctttgccagtCTCCAGCATTACTA ATCTTCAGCAGACCCCTGAAaccgctgccaaggtcatgCTGAAAATATTTGAGAAGGCAGACAATGGAGCCGACCCCGCGACATATCTCTTTCATTTCAATACTTCCGAAGCTAAGTCGGAAGCTAAGGCTGTCAAAGATGTCCTGTCCAAAATTTTGGCGGATATGAGGAGTAACGATGCTGGCGTCCCTCGACCAAGTGTTGGAACAACCACCAGCGGGAGCATCTCTACTCCTGCTGGTGTAGGTAGTGGATCtgcagccatggcatttGCCAGCGCGGTGAACTCGCAACCCCCGTCATCAACTCggtggtttgatgagacgcAGTTAAAGAATGATATAGAGCTCCAACAGTCCCTGATGAAAAAGGACAAGAGTCTCCACCAAACATATATGGAAGCCATAACGACAAAACCTGAATCAATATCTGGCGCCGCTTTCAACTCACAGTTTTGGTCTACACGCACGAACTTGCTCAGAGCTCACGCCATCGAAATTAATCAGAAGAAGGGCGCCTACAACGTCCTCTCAACGGTCAAACCGCGCACAGTTGATGGAGAATTGAAACTGAATATCAGCGTCGAGCAAGTTCAAATGATTTTTGCCCAGCATCCACTGGTGAAACGAATATACAACGAGAATGTACCGAAGCTTTCCGAGGCAGATTTTTGGTCTCGATTCTTCCTAAGTCGTCTGTCAAAGAAGCTTCGGGGAGAGCGAGTAACGGAAAACGACGCCCAGGATCCTCTTTTTGACAAATATGATGCCTCCGAGAATACACAAGGCGTTCAAAGCAAGATCATGTCGCAGAGTGTTCCTCACATCATCGATTTAGAGGGTAATGAAGAAAACCAGGGAGGCTTCAAAGGTGGTAATGCTAAGGATGTAGAAATGCGGCCTAGGTCAAATATACCTATCGTGAAGACATTGAACAGTCTGAGCGAGAAGATTATGGCCAATGTCGCACCCTCGGATGTGTATGACAATGATGCCCATGCGGAACGGGACGCATTCAGCGAACTTGCTCTGAGGGATTTGCGTGGTGACAACGCCGAGCGACGCATCATGCTCAATGTGAAAGAGCAGAACAAATTTTTTTCAAAGCAAGACGCATCTCCATCAGAAAATGCCCGCATTTTTGCGACGCAACGGCCACAAGAAGTTTTATCCAAGATTCGGAGTGCCCTGAGACAGTTCGAAGAAGACTCTAGTGATGGCGCTAGCTTGCAAGCCGCCATCGCTTTTGAGGACGAAAGCGATagcgatgatgaggataagAAGCACGTTCAAGTGGGATCTCGTGCCGCGATCAAAGCCGCCGAAATGGAGGTCATGGATGGAGTTCTTCAGCAGCGAGCACAAAAGTATGGTCACAGCACGGATGCAACATCTCCAATGGGACTACCATCTTCCATCACAGAGAAATGCTCGCTCACTCACGCGACAAGTATTGAATTTCTTCATCAGTTCTGGACTGCGTTTCTCTCTGGTGATCCTGACCGTGCTGCCGAACTTCAATATCTAGCCGAGTCTCTCAAACGATCAGTTGCCCGCATTACCGCGGTTGCCGAAGACGCCGATAAAGAGCGAGAGAGTATCATTCGTAAACGCAAACAGGAAATTCGCGACCATTTCGAGCGTACGGGCAAAAAAATCAGATGGAAATCAGATATGGTTGGAGGTGGACGAGACGCCGTCCTCAAACTGAT
- a CDS encoding cytosolic iron-sulfur protein assembly protein (similar to Verticillium alfalfae VaMs.102 XP_003007273.1), producing MPSTVPTSRSPSMTATISLIQPLRPDLHERAWASIPHPTLPLIATAHAKAVTVFSLSTLSSHSNLTGGHTRSVRSVAWKPGLPPHKLCLISGSFDATAGLWRWDDDSAADADAGRDGHEVEITMSGRGLSGHGDSDSEIGDSGDKDWEFTLVLEGHDSEIKGCAFSPSGAYLATCSRDKSVWIWEDIGASETDDEWETIAVLNEHEGDVKAVAWCPDVPGRNNRRQYSSDVLASASYDNTVRIWREDADGEWVCVAVLEGHEGTVWGVEWEPHPKNDRFPRLLTCSADGTVRLWALHEELDDQEDNNGFGGTSRSALGGIPNTMRRSLREEWTCTAVLPAAHDRDVYSVTWSKHSGVVASTGRDGNIALYKEVDGPVTSTEETAVRSNGDGLHGVSGVPNTTGAHAHPSNLPPSSRAWELLTTMPNSHGPFEVNHITWCRRYDARSQNRGEEEMLITTGDDGIVRSWQVKVDEL from the coding sequence ATGCCATCCACGGTACCAACATCAAGGTCACCGTCAATGACGGCTACCATATCGCTAATTCAACCACTTCGGCCCGATCTTCACGAGCGAGCATGGGCATCGATACCCCATCCAACCCTCCCACTAATTGCAACAGCCCACGCAAAGGCTGTTACCGTCTTTTCTCTGTCTACACTTTCGTCCCACAGCAACCTGACTGGCGGTCATACTCGTTCCGTTCGATCTGTAGCTTGGAAGCCGGGTTTGCCACCGCACAAACTATGTCTCATTTCTGGGAGCTTCGATGCCACCGCAGGACTATGGCGCTGGGATGACGACTCTGCGGCCGACGCCGACGCAGGAAGAGATGGCCACGAGGTTGAAATCACAATGTCTGGACGCGGCCTTAGCGGCCACGGCGATAGCGATAGCGAAATCGGCGATTCTGGTGATAAGGACTGGGAGTTCACACTGGTCCTGGAGGGCCACGACTCGGAGATAAAAGGCTGTGCGTTCTCGCCCTCTGGAGCATACCTTGCTACTTGCTCTCGTGACAAATCTGTATGGATTTGGGAGGATATTGGTGCATCTGAAACAGACGACGAATGGGAAACTATCGCCGTACTCAACGAGCACGAAGGAGACGTGAAAGCAGTCGCTTGGTGTCCAGATGTGCCGGGCAGAAACAATCGTCGCCAGTACAGCTCAGATGTCCTCGCCAGTGCTAGCTACGACAACACGGTTCGCATATGGCGTGAGGACGCCGACGGCGAATGGGTCTGCGTTGCAGTATTGGAAGGCCACGAAGGAACTGTCTGGGGCGTTGAATGGGAGCCTCATCCAAAGAATGACCGATTTCCGCGATTGTTGACCTGCTCGGCGGACGGCACGGTACGCCTGTGGGCATTACATGAAGAACTTGACGATCAAGAAGACAACAACGGATTCGGCGGCACCAGTCGAAGTGCTCTTGGAGGAATTCCCAACACCATGAGGAGATCCTTGAGAGAGGAATGGACGTGCACTGCCGTCCTCCCAGCGGCACACGATCGAGACGTCTACTCAGTCACGTGGAGCAAACATTCTGGAGTGGTAGCCAGCACAGGGCGAGACGGCAATATTGCATTGTACAAGGAAGTTGACGGCCCAGTTACATCTACGGAAGAAACCGCAGTCCGGAGTAATGGTGACGGTCTCCATGGCGTCTCCGGTGTGCCAAACACCACCGGTGCTCATGCTCACCCGTCAAACCTACCGCCGTCCTCAAGAGCATGGGAATTGTTAACTACCATGCCGAACTCACATGGTCCGTTTGAAGTAAATCACATAACATGGTGTCGACGTTATGATGCCCGTTCTCAGAACagaggggaggaggagatgttGATAACtactggtgatgatggcataGTCCGCTCATGGcaggtcaaggttgatgagcTGTAG
- a CDS encoding 2-oxoglutarate dehydrogenase E1 component, mitochondrial precursor (similar to Aspergillus terreus NIH2624 XP_001213089.1), which translates to MLRNPLCRASSQLLRGARCSASLSKCSISTVSARTSSWKLAATRRPLAITAARSYATDALHSPPDPSDNFLSGGAANYIDEMYMQWKQDPKSVHVSWQVYFKNMESGDMPISQAFQPPPNLVPNMTGGVPRLAGSLTLEDGSDVTNHLKVQLLVRAYQARGHHKANIDPLGIRNTTEGFGNIKPKELTLEHYGFTEADLDTEYTLGPGILPRFKREGRDKMTLREIVAACEKIYAGSWGVEFIHIPDREKCDWLRERLEVPQPFKYSIDEKRRVLDRLIWSSSFESFLATKYPNDKRFGLEGCETLVPGMKALIDRSVDYGVKDIIIGMPHRGRLNVLSNVVRKPNESIFSEFAGTLGAEDEGSGDVKYHLGMNFERPTPSGKRVQLSLVANPSHLEAEDPVVLGKTRAIQHYNNDEKTHRTAMGVLLHGDAAFAAQGIVYECLGFHSLPAFSTGGTIHLVVNNQIGFTTDPRFARSTAYCTDIAKAIDAPVFHVNADDVEAVNFVCQLAADWRAEFQHDVVIDLICYRKHGHNETDQPSFTQPLMYKRIQQKEPQIDVYVNKLLREGTFTKEDIEEHKQWVWGMLEESFNKSKDYTPTSKEWTTSAWNGFKSPKELATEVLPHHATGVDKKTLDHVGEVIGSAPEGFQIHRNLKRILTNRTKSVVEGKNIDFPTAEALAFGTLVTEGYHVRVSGQDVERGTFSQRHSVFHDQENEKTYTPLQHISKDQGKFVIANSSLSEFGALGFEYGYSLQSPNALVMWEAQFGDFANNAQCIIDQFIASGEVKWMQRTGLVMSLPHGYDGQGPEHSSGRLERYLQLSNEDPRIFPTEEKLARQHQDCNMQIAYMTTPANLFHALRRQMHRQFRKPLIIFFSKSLLRHPLARSNIEDFNGEDAGFQWIIPDPEHQTGSIKAPEEIDRVILCTGQVWATLHKYRADNKIDNVAFTRIEQLNPFPWQQLKENLDMYPNAKTIVWAQEEPLNAGAWSFTQPRIETLLNQTKYHDRKHVMYAGRNPSASVATGMKHLHKKEEADLLEMAFTVKQDKLKGE; encoded by the exons ATGCTGAGGAATCCGCTCTGTAGAGCTAGCTCACAGCTACTTCGCGGTGCTCGATGCTCCGCGTCGCTGTCCAAATGCTCCATCTCGACAGTTTCTGCTCGGACATCGTCATGGAAGCTGGCCGCCACCCGCCGGCCGCTGGCTATTACAGCCGCGAGGTCTTATGCGACTGATGCACTTCACTCGCCCCCCGACCCCAGTGACAACTTTTTGTCTGGCGGCGCTGCCAATTACATCGATGAGATGTATATGCAGTGGAAACAAGACCCCAAGAGTGTTCATGTGTCCTGGCAGGTCTATTTCAAGAACATGGAGAGCGGCGATATGCCCATCTCACAGGCCTTtcagccaccaccaaatTTGGTCCCCAACATGACTGGCGGCGTGCCTCGACTTGCCGGCAGTTTGACGCTCGAAGACGGTTCCGATGTTACAAACCATTTGAAGGTCCAACTGCTCGTCCGAGCCTACCAGGCCCGAGGCCATCACAAGGCCAACATTGATCCTCTTGGTATCAGGAACACTACGGAAGGCTTCGGTAATATCAAGCCCAAGGAGTTGACCCTGGAGCATTACGGATTCACTGAAGCCGATCTCGACACCGAATACACCTTGGGTCCCGGCATTTTGCCTCGATTTAAACGCGAGGGCCGCGATAAGATGACCCTTCGTGAAATAGTGGCTGCCTGTGAGAAGATCTATGCCGGATCATGGGGCGTCGAGTTCATTCACATTCCTGATCGCGAGAAGTGTGACTGGTTGCGTGAGCGACTCGAAGTCCCTCAGCCGTTCAAGTACTCCATTGACGAGAAACGTCGCGTCCTTGATCGACTTATTTGGAGTTCGAGCTTCGAATCGTTCCTTGCTACCAAGTATCCCAACGACAAGCGATTCGGCCTTGAGGGCTGCGAAACCCTCGTTCCTGGTATGAAGGCTTTGATTGACCGCAGTGTTGATTATGGTGTGaaggacatcatcatcggcatgCCTCATCGTGGCCGGCTCAACGTCCTCAGCAATGTCGTCCGAAAACCCAACGAATCGATCTTTTCCGAGTTCGCCGGCACCCTTGgtgccgaggacgagggtTCGGGCGATGTCAAGTACCACTTGGGAATGAATTTTGAACGCCCGACTCCTTCTGGGAAGCGTGTTCAACTCTCCCTGGTAGCCAATCCCTCTCACTTGGAAGCTGAAGATCCTGTTGTTCTCGGCAAGACGCGTGCCATCCAGCATTACAATAATGACGAGAAGACACACAGGACAGCCATGGGTGTTCTGCTGCATGGAGATGCTGCCTTTGCTGCACAGGGTATCGTCTATGAGTGTTTGGGGTTCCACTCCCTACCCGCTTTCTCTACTGGTGGCACAATTCACCTTGTCGTGAACAACCAAATTGGCTTCACCACCGACCCTCGATTTGCTCGCTCTACCGCCTACTGCACggacattgccaaggctatAGACGCACCAGTCTTCCATGTCAACGCTGATGACGTTGAAGCCGTCAATTTCGTTTGCCAGCTGGCTGCTGACTGGCGTGCCGAGTTCCAGCATGATGTTGTCATTGATTTGATCTGCTACCGAAAGCACGGCCACAACGAAACCGATCAGCCCTCGTTCACACAACCGCTCATGTACAAGAGAATACAGCAGAAGGAGCCTCAGATTGACGTCTACGTCAACAAACTTCTGCGCGAAGGTACCTTCACCAAGGAAGACATTGAGGAGCACAAACAGTGGGTGTGGGGTATGCTTGAAGAGAGCTTCAACAAATCTAAGGACTATACTCCTACGTCTAAGGAGTGGACTACGTCGGCATGGAACGGTTTCAAGTCCCCTAAGGAGTTGGCCACTGAAGTTCTACCCCACCACGCCACTGGTGTTGACAAGAAGACTCTGGACCACGTTGGAGAGGTCATTGGCTCTGCACCCGAAGGCTTCCAGATCCACCGCAATCTGAAGCGAATTCTTACCAACAGGACCAAGTCGGTTGTTGAAGGCAAGAACATTGACTTCCCCACTGCCGAAGCTCTGGCTTTTGGTACATTGGTCACTGAAGGCTATCATGTTCGTGTTTCTGGCCAGGATGTTGAGCGAGGAACTTTCTCTCAACGTCATTCCGTATTCCATGACCAGGAGAACGAAAAGACGTACACTCCATTGCAGCACATCAGCAAAGATCAAGGCAAATTTGTTATCGCGAACTCGTCTCTGAGTGAGTTTGGTGCCCTTGGTTTCGAGTACGGTTACTCTCTGCAGTCACCCAATGCCTTGGTTATGTGGGAAGCCCAGTTTGGAGATTTTGCCAATAACGCTCAGTGCATCATTGATCAGTTCATTGCCTCTGGAGAAGTGAAGTGGATGCAGCGAACTGGTCTTGTCATGTCTCTACCTCACGGATATGATGGCCAAGGCCCCGAACACTCATCTGGCCGTCTCGAGCGTTACCTCCAACTGTCTAATGAGGATCCTCGAATCTTCCCAACTgaggagaagctggccagGCAACACCAGGACTGCAACATGCAGATTGCCTACATGACAACTCCTGCCAATTTGTTCCATGCTCTGCGCCGCCAGATGCATCGACAGTTCCGAAAAC CTCTtatcatcttcttctccaaatccTTGCTTCGTCACCCTCTTGCTCGCTCAAATATTGAGGACTTCAACGGCGAGGATGCTGGCTTCCAGTGGATTATTCCCGACccagagcaccagactggcagCATCAAGGCCCCCGAGGAGATTGATCGCGTTATTCTTTGCACCGGTCAGGTCTGGGCTACGTTGCATAAGTACCGCGCTGATAACAAGATTGACAACGTGGCATTTACCCGCATTGAGCAGCTAAACCCATTCCCTTGGCAACAACTCAAGGAGAACCTCGACATGTACCCTAATGCTAAGACCATTGTCTGGGCTCAGGAAGAACCCCTCAACGCCGGTGCTTGGAGTTTCACTCAGCCCCGTATTGAAACTCtgctcaaccagaccaagtaCCACGACCGCAAGCATGTCATGTATGCCGGTCGTAACCCCAGTGCCTCTGTCGCCACTGGCATGAAGCACTTGCAcaagaaagaggaggcagaTCTCTTGGAAATGGCTTTCACTGTTAAGCAAGATAAGCTGAAGGGCGAGTAA